A single window of Hyla sarda isolate aHylSar1 chromosome 2, aHylSar1.hap1, whole genome shotgun sequence DNA harbors:
- the NIPA1 gene encoding magnesium transporter NIPA1 isoform X2: protein MALGQIGNFLAYTAAPAVLVTPLGALGIPFGSVLASYVLKEKLNFLGKLGCLLSCVGSIILIIHSPKSESITSRAEFEEKLSNPVFLSYLCFVLLMLTLLIFWISPVYGKKNIMVYIGVCSLLGTFTVPCTKGIGLFAQDAFTNNPSSSSSTYLFMCLLAVLGCSILIQFRYINKALEDYDSCIFSAIYYVTFTTIVLVATAILFQEWTKVGAVDFLAMLCGFTTVSTGVILIQMFKEFNISFRELNKTPEKKE from the exons A TGGCATTGGGCCAAATTGGAAATTTCCTAGcgtacactgctgctccagctgtGCTGGTGACACCATTAGGTGCTCTGGGCATTCCTTTTGG GTCCGTTTTGGCCTCTTATGTGCTAAAAGAAAAGCTTAATTTCTTGGGCAAATTGGGCTGTCTCCTCAGCTGTGTGGGCTCCATTATTCTTATAATCCACTCACCGAAGTCTGAAAGCATTACATCTCGAGCCGAGTTTGAGGAAAAACTTTCTAACCCAG TATTCCTGAGTTACCTCTGTTTTGTTCTTCTGATGTTGACGTTGCTGATATTTTGGATTTCTCCAGTATATGGGAAGAAAAATATCATGGTTTACATAGGTGTGTGCTCACTGTTAGGCACATTTACTGTCCCCTGTACCAAAGGCATTGGACTTTTCGCTCAAGATGCTTTTACCAACAATCCAAGCAGCTCAAGCTCAACTTACCTATTCATGTGCCTATTAGCAGTCCTGGGGTGTAGCATTCTCATCCAGTTTCGATATATTAACAAAGCTCTAGAGGACTATGACTCGTGTATATTTAGTGCTATTTATTATGTTACGTTCACAACAATAGTGCTGGTTGCAACTGCAATTCTCTTTCAGGAATGGACCAAAGTAGGAGCAGTAGACTTCTTGGCCATGTTGTGTGGGTTCACGACTGTGTCTACTGGTGTCATTTTAATTCAGATGTTTAAAGAGTTTAATATCAGCTTCCGAGAGCTAAACAAGACACCAGAGAAGAAAGAGTGA
- the NIPA1 gene encoding magnesium transporter NIPA1 isoform X1 encodes MDFPAELPLLGLSVAVFSSLLNGSTFVLQKKGILRARTRGVSYLTDLIWWIGTITMALGQIGNFLAYTAAPAVLVTPLGALGIPFGSVLASYVLKEKLNFLGKLGCLLSCVGSIILIIHSPKSESITSRAEFEEKLSNPVFLSYLCFVLLMLTLLIFWISPVYGKKNIMVYIGVCSLLGTFTVPCTKGIGLFAQDAFTNNPSSSSSTYLFMCLLAVLGCSILIQFRYINKALEDYDSCIFSAIYYVTFTTIVLVATAILFQEWTKVGAVDFLAMLCGFTTVSTGVILIQMFKEFNISFRELNKTPEKKE; translated from the exons ATGGACTTCCCGGCTGAGTTGCCCTTACTGGGGCTGAGTGTGGCGGTGTTCTCTAGCCTGCTGAATGGCTCCACGTTTGTGCTGCAGAAGAAAGGCATCCTGAGAGCCCGCACTAGAG gtGTGTCCTATCTTACAGACCTGATATGGTGGATAGGCACAATAACAA TGGCATTGGGCCAAATTGGAAATTTCCTAGcgtacactgctgctccagctgtGCTGGTGACACCATTAGGTGCTCTGGGCATTCCTTTTGG GTCCGTTTTGGCCTCTTATGTGCTAAAAGAAAAGCTTAATTTCTTGGGCAAATTGGGCTGTCTCCTCAGCTGTGTGGGCTCCATTATTCTTATAATCCACTCACCGAAGTCTGAAAGCATTACATCTCGAGCCGAGTTTGAGGAAAAACTTTCTAACCCAG TATTCCTGAGTTACCTCTGTTTTGTTCTTCTGATGTTGACGTTGCTGATATTTTGGATTTCTCCAGTATATGGGAAGAAAAATATCATGGTTTACATAGGTGTGTGCTCACTGTTAGGCACATTTACTGTCCCCTGTACCAAAGGCATTGGACTTTTCGCTCAAGATGCTTTTACCAACAATCCAAGCAGCTCAAGCTCAACTTACCTATTCATGTGCCTATTAGCAGTCCTGGGGTGTAGCATTCTCATCCAGTTTCGATATATTAACAAAGCTCTAGAGGACTATGACTCGTGTATATTTAGTGCTATTTATTATGTTACGTTCACAACAATAGTGCTGGTTGCAACTGCAATTCTCTTTCAGGAATGGACCAAAGTAGGAGCAGTAGACTTCTTGGCCATGTTGTGTGGGTTCACGACTGTGTCTACTGGTGTCATTTTAATTCAGATGTTTAAAGAGTTTAATATCAGCTTCCGAGAGCTAAACAAGACACCAGAGAAGAAAGAGTGA